The following are encoded in a window of Poecile atricapillus isolate bPoeAtr1 chromosome 3, bPoeAtr1.hap1, whole genome shotgun sequence genomic DNA:
- the LOC131578256 gene encoding uncharacterized protein LOC131578256 isoform X1 has translation MCSKDLKLELPNWLVRNETTCQGLMEGTEHPLLYSLQLGSAAASDLANIWQEGAVPSQREGAASPGQERALITLEGTAGFHPGPSTTEATVLSWSTHKGGRLCCPCTGLWGQMEAVGHLLHRIWLFFLLFWLGQGRLMAPPGFAESSCRSRIFWMKLNKLLLQGKFFQLEIYDPYSGPVLLDEKLASRCGYVLSEDVWGNPVFRASVLGCHVANEADELFSLTVNIKVSSFSSMRAAVTYTYPMYCSYASWASREIVCEENYMEVSVKTDVPAVSNDYTVAWMSALPETQNVAYQQWQLMFVSPSGRKRITVSDAVKLGYSFNNTLSRVYLRAPYHSNESDVSVVSGVTMNMITSTSMYRQRWLLLLIDTTASCPVDGISFTDTTLTWTVPRVIPTLVVQESTFLSKSIVMGVGDQVIVNPAEMNFLLEYNETHIRITIPIGAEGGKLESSISGGVYGVIYCIDLFLEHTWTDAGWQTTKYTVIKSITTPFMPQIPTVINNTMPEERLFNVAFGHFLPDVSLVAITVGNMPFSLREAQHHSFKIYETPFSNGTKAFILEVSFDDPHVLKEYVNRNETKYTLLVNYTLSVGLEMTLYHHSAEVECVLADIEVPEAVGSCDEENLYLTLPTFGLHHYWDLYLGNKLLNRHLALTNGYLAATNSTHLILQIPLFAGGLIYQEVSFQKIKARFDVALRKVRTMETLQMFSISCSFNTSAFIICHPDGTIMVSAQMKTVPAIDMSKTKLRDSSCKPREYNEAHAFFKFHVTTCGTSVRFEGDHIIYENEISYEKETLPGQSIPTITRDPDYRLTILCYYQAKETLVLGAFSSEPATSPPFGSGTMIPHSSISSSAAYRRVRQALNVVSRVSKDESFMEFYGPSTAILKQPMEPVFLEVELKDKSPKVELYLENCWVARSPDFNYTPRWNITVDGCEINGSEFSAEFCPVPVSPRVRHPSHFKRLAVRTLAQHLEQVYVHCLVAACSPTNTQPGSTCRGQCSSSREMKGSPGHPSDSLQGYVLAGPVWIVAPDPR, from the exons ATGTGCTCTAAAGACCTGAAGTTAGAGCTACCCAACTGGCTTGTAAGGAATGAGACTACTTGCCAGGGGTTGATGGAAGGGACCGAGCACCCTCTGCTCTACTCATTACAATtaggctcagcagcagcctctgacCTTGCAAATATCTGGCAGGAGGGTGCTGTGCCCTCCCAGAGAGAGGGAGCTGcctcccctggccaggagcgaGCTCTGATAACGTTGGAGGGCACTGCAGGATTCCACCCAGGACCTTCCACAACAGAAGCCACTGTCCTCTCCTGGTCCACACACAAG GGAGGAAGACTTTGCTGCCCATGCACAGGTCTCTGGGGACAGATGGAGGCTGTGGGTCACTTGCTACACAG GATCTGGCTGTTTTTCTTACTGTtctggctgggacaagggagGCTGATGGCTCCCCCAG GTTTTGCAGAGAGCAGCTGCCGCTCCAGAATTTTTTGGATGAAACTGAATAAACTCTTGCTCCAGGGAAAGTTCTTCCAGCTGGAAATCTATG ATCCTTATTCTGGCCCTGTTCTGCTGGATGAGAAATTAGCATCTCGCTGTGGCTATGTCCTGTCAGAAGACGTCTGGGGCAATCCCGTCTTCCGCGCGTCAGTGCTCGGCTGCCATGTGGCCAATGAG GCAGATGAGCTGTTTTCACTGACTGTGAACATCAAGGTCTCCTCATTTTCAAGCATGAGGGCAGCTGTCACCTACACCTACCCTATGTACTGCTCCTATGCATCCTGGGCTTCAAGAGAAATTGTGTGCGAAGAGAACTACATGGAG gtgtcagtGAAGACTGATGTCCCAGCAGTTTCAAATGACTACACCGTAGCATGGATGTCAGCACTGCCAGAG ACTCAAAATGTTGCATACCAGCAATGGCAACTGATGTTTGTTTCTCCATCAGGGAGAAAGAGAATAACAGTAAGTGATGCAGTAAAACTGGGCTACAGCTTCAATAACACCCTGTCCCGAGTGTACCTGCGAGCGCCCTACCACAGCAATGAGTCTGATGTCAGCGTG GTCAGTGGTGTAACTATGAACATGATCACTTCCACTTCCATGTACAGGCAGCGGTGGCTGCTTTTGCTCATTGACACGACTGCCTCCTGTCCTGTTG ATGGCATCAGCTTCACCGATACTACACTAACATGGACTGTGCCAAGAGTTATCCCCACACTAGTGGTCCAGGAATCCACTTTTCTGTCTAAAAGCATTGTAATGGGAGTGGGTGATCAAGTCATAGTGAATCCAGCAGAGATGAACTTCTTACTGGAGTACAACGAGACACACATCAGAATAACCATCCCAATTGGAGCAGAGGGAGGCAAGCTAGAG AGCTCCATATCTGGCGGTGTATATGGAGTCATTTACTGCATTGACCTGTTTCTGGAGCACACGTGGACGGATGCAGGTTGGCAAACAACGAAGTATACAGTCATCAAATCCATCACCACACCTTTCATGCCACAAATACCAACTGTTATCAACA ATACCATGCCAGAAGAACGGCTATTTAATGTTGCATTTGGACACTTTCTTCCCGATGTCTCTCTGGTGGCAATCACAGTAGGAAATATGCCATTTTCCCTGAGGGAAGCACAGCACCACAGCTTCAAGATTTATGAAACTCCCTTTTCTAATGGAACAAAAGCATTTATCCTGGAAGTCTCTTTTGATGATCCACATGTTCTGAAAGAG TATGTGaatagaaatgaaacaaaatacacCCTCCTGGTCAACTACACCCTTAGCGTGGGTCTGGAGATGACACTCTACCATCATTCAGCAGAGGTGGAGTGTGTGCTTGCTGATATTG AAGTACCAGAAGCAGTTGGTTCCTGTGATGAAGAAAACCTGTATCTAACCCTGCCCACTTTTGGCTTGCACCACTACTGGGACCTGTACCTTGGTAACAAGCTCCTGAATCGGCACCTTGCCCTCACCAATGGGTACCTTGCAGCTACCAACTCCACACACCTAATCTTGCAAATACCTCTGTTTGCTGGGGGACTCATCTACCAG gAAGTGtcctttcagaaaattaaagcaAGGTTTGATGTTGCCCTAAGGAAGGTGAGAACTATGGAGACCTTACAGATGTTCTCCATTAGCTGCAGCTTTAATACTTCAGCATTTATAA TATGCCACCCAGATGGTACCATAATGGTATCTGCCCAAATGAAGACAGTTCCTGCCATTGACATGAGTAAAACCAAGCTAAGGGACAGCTCCTGCAAACCTAGAGAGTATAATGAAGCTCATGCCTTCTTCAAGTTCCATGTCACTACCTGTGGCACTTCAGTAAGG TTTGAAGGTGACCACATTATTTATGAGAATGAAATCTCTTATGAGAAGGAGACTCTTCCAGGACAGAGCATACCAACAATCACAAGAGATCCAGACTACAG ACTAACAATCTTGTGCTACTACCAAGCAAAAGAGACCCTGGTGCTCGGTGCCTTCTCCAGTGAACCGGCCACATCCCCTCCCTTTGGCTCCGGGACGATGATTCCACAttcttccatctcctcctctgcag cttACAGAAGGGTAAGACAAGCTCTGAATGTAGTTTCAAGAGTGTCCAAAG ATGAATCCTTCATGGAGTTCTATGGGCCCAGCACGGCAATACTCAAACAACCCATGGAGCCAGTGTTTCTTGAGGTAGAACTGAAAGACAAGAGCCCCAAAGTGGAGTTATATCTGGAAAACTGCTGGGTAGCCAGATCTCCAGACTTCAACTACACCCCAAGATGGAACATCACTGTGGATGG GTGTGAAATTAATGGCAGTGAGTTTTCTGCAGAGTTCTGCCCAGTACCTGTGAGCCCCAGGGTGAGACACCCCTCTCACTTCAAAAGGCTGGCAGTAAGGACCCTGGcacagcacctggagcag gTGTATGTGCACTGCTTGGTGGCAGCATGCTCTCCTACCAACACACAGCCTGGTAGCACCTGCAGAGGACAGTGCAGCTCAAGCAGGGAGATGAAGG GCTCTCCAGGTCACCCTTCTGACAGTCTCCAGGGCTATGTACTTGCTGGACCAGTATGGATTGTTGCTCCAGATCCAAGATGA
- the LOC131578256 gene encoding uncharacterized protein LOC131578256 isoform X2, whose product MHRSLGTDGGCGSLATQFMCLYCRIWLFFLLFWLGQGRLMAPPGFAESSCRSRIFWMKLNKLLLQGKFFQLEIYDPYSGPVLLDEKLASRCGYVLSEDVWGNPVFRASVLGCHVANEADELFSLTVNIKVSSFSSMRAAVTYTYPMYCSYASWASREIVCEENYMEVSVKTDVPAVSNDYTVAWMSALPETQNVAYQQWQLMFVSPSGRKRITVSDAVKLGYSFNNTLSRVYLRAPYHSNESDVSVVSGVTMNMITSTSMYRQRWLLLLIDTTASCPVDGISFTDTTLTWTVPRVIPTLVVQESTFLSKSIVMGVGDQVIVNPAEMNFLLEYNETHIRITIPIGAEGGKLESSISGGVYGVIYCIDLFLEHTWTDAGWQTTKYTVIKSITTPFMPQIPTVINNTMPEERLFNVAFGHFLPDVSLVAITVGNMPFSLREAQHHSFKIYETPFSNGTKAFILEVSFDDPHVLKEYVNRNETKYTLLVNYTLSVGLEMTLYHHSAEVECVLADIEVPEAVGSCDEENLYLTLPTFGLHHYWDLYLGNKLLNRHLALTNGYLAATNSTHLILQIPLFAGGLIYQEVSFQKIKARFDVALRKVRTMETLQMFSISCSFNTSAFIICHPDGTIMVSAQMKTVPAIDMSKTKLRDSSCKPREYNEAHAFFKFHVTTCGTSVRFEGDHIIYENEISYEKETLPGQSIPTITRDPDYRLTILCYYQAKETLVLGAFSSEPATSPPFGSGTMIPHSSISSSAAYRRVRQALNVVSRVSKDESFMEFYGPSTAILKQPMEPVFLEVELKDKSPKVELYLENCWVARSPDFNYTPRWNITVDGCEINGSEFSAEFCPVPVSPRVRHPSHFKRLAVRTLAQHLEQVYVHCLVAACSPTNTQPGSTCRGQCSSSREMKGSPGHPSDSLQGYVLAGPVWIVAPDPR is encoded by the exons ATGCACAGGTCTCTGGGGACAGATGGAGGCTGTGGGTCACTTGCTACACAG TTCATGTGCTTATACTGCAGGATCTGGCTGTTTTTCTTACTGTtctggctgggacaagggagGCTGATGGCTCCCCCAG GTTTTGCAGAGAGCAGCTGCCGCTCCAGAATTTTTTGGATGAAACTGAATAAACTCTTGCTCCAGGGAAAGTTCTTCCAGCTGGAAATCTATG ATCCTTATTCTGGCCCTGTTCTGCTGGATGAGAAATTAGCATCTCGCTGTGGCTATGTCCTGTCAGAAGACGTCTGGGGCAATCCCGTCTTCCGCGCGTCAGTGCTCGGCTGCCATGTGGCCAATGAG GCAGATGAGCTGTTTTCACTGACTGTGAACATCAAGGTCTCCTCATTTTCAAGCATGAGGGCAGCTGTCACCTACACCTACCCTATGTACTGCTCCTATGCATCCTGGGCTTCAAGAGAAATTGTGTGCGAAGAGAACTACATGGAG gtgtcagtGAAGACTGATGTCCCAGCAGTTTCAAATGACTACACCGTAGCATGGATGTCAGCACTGCCAGAG ACTCAAAATGTTGCATACCAGCAATGGCAACTGATGTTTGTTTCTCCATCAGGGAGAAAGAGAATAACAGTAAGTGATGCAGTAAAACTGGGCTACAGCTTCAATAACACCCTGTCCCGAGTGTACCTGCGAGCGCCCTACCACAGCAATGAGTCTGATGTCAGCGTG GTCAGTGGTGTAACTATGAACATGATCACTTCCACTTCCATGTACAGGCAGCGGTGGCTGCTTTTGCTCATTGACACGACTGCCTCCTGTCCTGTTG ATGGCATCAGCTTCACCGATACTACACTAACATGGACTGTGCCAAGAGTTATCCCCACACTAGTGGTCCAGGAATCCACTTTTCTGTCTAAAAGCATTGTAATGGGAGTGGGTGATCAAGTCATAGTGAATCCAGCAGAGATGAACTTCTTACTGGAGTACAACGAGACACACATCAGAATAACCATCCCAATTGGAGCAGAGGGAGGCAAGCTAGAG AGCTCCATATCTGGCGGTGTATATGGAGTCATTTACTGCATTGACCTGTTTCTGGAGCACACGTGGACGGATGCAGGTTGGCAAACAACGAAGTATACAGTCATCAAATCCATCACCACACCTTTCATGCCACAAATACCAACTGTTATCAACA ATACCATGCCAGAAGAACGGCTATTTAATGTTGCATTTGGACACTTTCTTCCCGATGTCTCTCTGGTGGCAATCACAGTAGGAAATATGCCATTTTCCCTGAGGGAAGCACAGCACCACAGCTTCAAGATTTATGAAACTCCCTTTTCTAATGGAACAAAAGCATTTATCCTGGAAGTCTCTTTTGATGATCCACATGTTCTGAAAGAG TATGTGaatagaaatgaaacaaaatacacCCTCCTGGTCAACTACACCCTTAGCGTGGGTCTGGAGATGACACTCTACCATCATTCAGCAGAGGTGGAGTGTGTGCTTGCTGATATTG AAGTACCAGAAGCAGTTGGTTCCTGTGATGAAGAAAACCTGTATCTAACCCTGCCCACTTTTGGCTTGCACCACTACTGGGACCTGTACCTTGGTAACAAGCTCCTGAATCGGCACCTTGCCCTCACCAATGGGTACCTTGCAGCTACCAACTCCACACACCTAATCTTGCAAATACCTCTGTTTGCTGGGGGACTCATCTACCAG gAAGTGtcctttcagaaaattaaagcaAGGTTTGATGTTGCCCTAAGGAAGGTGAGAACTATGGAGACCTTACAGATGTTCTCCATTAGCTGCAGCTTTAATACTTCAGCATTTATAA TATGCCACCCAGATGGTACCATAATGGTATCTGCCCAAATGAAGACAGTTCCTGCCATTGACATGAGTAAAACCAAGCTAAGGGACAGCTCCTGCAAACCTAGAGAGTATAATGAAGCTCATGCCTTCTTCAAGTTCCATGTCACTACCTGTGGCACTTCAGTAAGG TTTGAAGGTGACCACATTATTTATGAGAATGAAATCTCTTATGAGAAGGAGACTCTTCCAGGACAGAGCATACCAACAATCACAAGAGATCCAGACTACAG ACTAACAATCTTGTGCTACTACCAAGCAAAAGAGACCCTGGTGCTCGGTGCCTTCTCCAGTGAACCGGCCACATCCCCTCCCTTTGGCTCCGGGACGATGATTCCACAttcttccatctcctcctctgcag cttACAGAAGGGTAAGACAAGCTCTGAATGTAGTTTCAAGAGTGTCCAAAG ATGAATCCTTCATGGAGTTCTATGGGCCCAGCACGGCAATACTCAAACAACCCATGGAGCCAGTGTTTCTTGAGGTAGAACTGAAAGACAAGAGCCCCAAAGTGGAGTTATATCTGGAAAACTGCTGGGTAGCCAGATCTCCAGACTTCAACTACACCCCAAGATGGAACATCACTGTGGATGG GTGTGAAATTAATGGCAGTGAGTTTTCTGCAGAGTTCTGCCCAGTACCTGTGAGCCCCAGGGTGAGACACCCCTCTCACTTCAAAAGGCTGGCAGTAAGGACCCTGGcacagcacctggagcag gTGTATGTGCACTGCTTGGTGGCAGCATGCTCTCCTACCAACACACAGCCTGGTAGCACCTGCAGAGGACAGTGCAGCTCAAGCAGGGAGATGAAGG GCTCTCCAGGTCACCCTTCTGACAGTCTCCAGGGCTATGTACTTGCTGGACCAGTATGGATTGTTGCTCCAGATCCAAGATGA
- the LOC131578256 gene encoding uncharacterized protein LOC131578256 isoform X3, with translation MEAVGHLLHRIWLFFLLFWLGQGRLMAPPGFAESSCRSRIFWMKLNKLLLQGKFFQLEIYDPYSGPVLLDEKLASRCGYVLSEDVWGNPVFRASVLGCHVANEADELFSLTVNIKVSSFSSMRAAVTYTYPMYCSYASWASREIVCEENYMEVSVKTDVPAVSNDYTVAWMSALPETQNVAYQQWQLMFVSPSGRKRITVSDAVKLGYSFNNTLSRVYLRAPYHSNESDVSVVSGVTMNMITSTSMYRQRWLLLLIDTTASCPVDGISFTDTTLTWTVPRVIPTLVVQESTFLSKSIVMGVGDQVIVNPAEMNFLLEYNETHIRITIPIGAEGGKLESSISGGVYGVIYCIDLFLEHTWTDAGWQTTKYTVIKSITTPFMPQIPTVINNTMPEERLFNVAFGHFLPDVSLVAITVGNMPFSLREAQHHSFKIYETPFSNGTKAFILEVSFDDPHVLKEYVNRNETKYTLLVNYTLSVGLEMTLYHHSAEVECVLADIEVPEAVGSCDEENLYLTLPTFGLHHYWDLYLGNKLLNRHLALTNGYLAATNSTHLILQIPLFAGGLIYQEVSFQKIKARFDVALRKVRTMETLQMFSISCSFNTSAFIICHPDGTIMVSAQMKTVPAIDMSKTKLRDSSCKPREYNEAHAFFKFHVTTCGTSVRFEGDHIIYENEISYEKETLPGQSIPTITRDPDYRLTILCYYQAKETLVLGAFSSEPATSPPFGSGTMIPHSSISSSAAYRRVRQALNVVSRVSKDESFMEFYGPSTAILKQPMEPVFLEVELKDKSPKVELYLENCWVARSPDFNYTPRWNITVDGCEINGSEFSAEFCPVPVSPRVRHPSHFKRLAVRTLAQHLEQVYVHCLVAACSPTNTQPGSTCRGQCSSSREMKGSPGHPSDSLQGYVLAGPVWIVAPDPR, from the exons ATGGAGGCTGTGGGTCACTTGCTACACAG GATCTGGCTGTTTTTCTTACTGTtctggctgggacaagggagGCTGATGGCTCCCCCAG GTTTTGCAGAGAGCAGCTGCCGCTCCAGAATTTTTTGGATGAAACTGAATAAACTCTTGCTCCAGGGAAAGTTCTTCCAGCTGGAAATCTATG ATCCTTATTCTGGCCCTGTTCTGCTGGATGAGAAATTAGCATCTCGCTGTGGCTATGTCCTGTCAGAAGACGTCTGGGGCAATCCCGTCTTCCGCGCGTCAGTGCTCGGCTGCCATGTGGCCAATGAG GCAGATGAGCTGTTTTCACTGACTGTGAACATCAAGGTCTCCTCATTTTCAAGCATGAGGGCAGCTGTCACCTACACCTACCCTATGTACTGCTCCTATGCATCCTGGGCTTCAAGAGAAATTGTGTGCGAAGAGAACTACATGGAG gtgtcagtGAAGACTGATGTCCCAGCAGTTTCAAATGACTACACCGTAGCATGGATGTCAGCACTGCCAGAG ACTCAAAATGTTGCATACCAGCAATGGCAACTGATGTTTGTTTCTCCATCAGGGAGAAAGAGAATAACAGTAAGTGATGCAGTAAAACTGGGCTACAGCTTCAATAACACCCTGTCCCGAGTGTACCTGCGAGCGCCCTACCACAGCAATGAGTCTGATGTCAGCGTG GTCAGTGGTGTAACTATGAACATGATCACTTCCACTTCCATGTACAGGCAGCGGTGGCTGCTTTTGCTCATTGACACGACTGCCTCCTGTCCTGTTG ATGGCATCAGCTTCACCGATACTACACTAACATGGACTGTGCCAAGAGTTATCCCCACACTAGTGGTCCAGGAATCCACTTTTCTGTCTAAAAGCATTGTAATGGGAGTGGGTGATCAAGTCATAGTGAATCCAGCAGAGATGAACTTCTTACTGGAGTACAACGAGACACACATCAGAATAACCATCCCAATTGGAGCAGAGGGAGGCAAGCTAGAG AGCTCCATATCTGGCGGTGTATATGGAGTCATTTACTGCATTGACCTGTTTCTGGAGCACACGTGGACGGATGCAGGTTGGCAAACAACGAAGTATACAGTCATCAAATCCATCACCACACCTTTCATGCCACAAATACCAACTGTTATCAACA ATACCATGCCAGAAGAACGGCTATTTAATGTTGCATTTGGACACTTTCTTCCCGATGTCTCTCTGGTGGCAATCACAGTAGGAAATATGCCATTTTCCCTGAGGGAAGCACAGCACCACAGCTTCAAGATTTATGAAACTCCCTTTTCTAATGGAACAAAAGCATTTATCCTGGAAGTCTCTTTTGATGATCCACATGTTCTGAAAGAG TATGTGaatagaaatgaaacaaaatacacCCTCCTGGTCAACTACACCCTTAGCGTGGGTCTGGAGATGACACTCTACCATCATTCAGCAGAGGTGGAGTGTGTGCTTGCTGATATTG AAGTACCAGAAGCAGTTGGTTCCTGTGATGAAGAAAACCTGTATCTAACCCTGCCCACTTTTGGCTTGCACCACTACTGGGACCTGTACCTTGGTAACAAGCTCCTGAATCGGCACCTTGCCCTCACCAATGGGTACCTTGCAGCTACCAACTCCACACACCTAATCTTGCAAATACCTCTGTTTGCTGGGGGACTCATCTACCAG gAAGTGtcctttcagaaaattaaagcaAGGTTTGATGTTGCCCTAAGGAAGGTGAGAACTATGGAGACCTTACAGATGTTCTCCATTAGCTGCAGCTTTAATACTTCAGCATTTATAA TATGCCACCCAGATGGTACCATAATGGTATCTGCCCAAATGAAGACAGTTCCTGCCATTGACATGAGTAAAACCAAGCTAAGGGACAGCTCCTGCAAACCTAGAGAGTATAATGAAGCTCATGCCTTCTTCAAGTTCCATGTCACTACCTGTGGCACTTCAGTAAGG TTTGAAGGTGACCACATTATTTATGAGAATGAAATCTCTTATGAGAAGGAGACTCTTCCAGGACAGAGCATACCAACAATCACAAGAGATCCAGACTACAG ACTAACAATCTTGTGCTACTACCAAGCAAAAGAGACCCTGGTGCTCGGTGCCTTCTCCAGTGAACCGGCCACATCCCCTCCCTTTGGCTCCGGGACGATGATTCCACAttcttccatctcctcctctgcag cttACAGAAGGGTAAGACAAGCTCTGAATGTAGTTTCAAGAGTGTCCAAAG ATGAATCCTTCATGGAGTTCTATGGGCCCAGCACGGCAATACTCAAACAACCCATGGAGCCAGTGTTTCTTGAGGTAGAACTGAAAGACAAGAGCCCCAAAGTGGAGTTATATCTGGAAAACTGCTGGGTAGCCAGATCTCCAGACTTCAACTACACCCCAAGATGGAACATCACTGTGGATGG GTGTGAAATTAATGGCAGTGAGTTTTCTGCAGAGTTCTGCCCAGTACCTGTGAGCCCCAGGGTGAGACACCCCTCTCACTTCAAAAGGCTGGCAGTAAGGACCCTGGcacagcacctggagcag gTGTATGTGCACTGCTTGGTGGCAGCATGCTCTCCTACCAACACACAGCCTGGTAGCACCTGCAGAGGACAGTGCAGCTCAAGCAGGGAGATGAAGG GCTCTCCAGGTCACCCTTCTGACAGTCTCCAGGGCTATGTACTTGCTGGACCAGTATGGATTGTTGCTCCAGATCCAAGATGA